One stretch of Streptomyces zhihengii DNA includes these proteins:
- a CDS encoding nuclear transport factor 2 family protein: MIPQDRLSDPTVRAFVSAVNSGDRKAFQALLAPGATMTDDGTDRDVDDWTEREIWSSGGRMEVESESDGGRSLVVDYANDTFGGMRTRWAFEVTDGRISRFDTGQA, from the coding sequence GTGATCCCTCAGGACCGACTCAGCGACCCGACCGTCCGCGCCTTCGTCAGCGCCGTCAACAGCGGTGACCGGAAGGCGTTCCAGGCACTTCTCGCCCCGGGCGCGACCATGACCGACGACGGCACCGACCGCGATGTCGACGACTGGACGGAACGGGAGATCTGGTCCTCAGGCGGCCGCATGGAGGTGGAGAGCGAATCCGACGGCGGCCGCTCGCTCGTCGTCGACTACGCCAACGACACCTTCGGCGGCATGCGCACACGCTGGGCGTTCGAGGTCACCGACGGGCGCATCAGCCGCTTCGACACCGGCCAGGCCTGA
- the gap gene encoding type I glyceraldehyde-3-phosphate dehydrogenase — protein sequence MTRIAINGFGRIGRNVLRALLERDSTLEVVAVNDLTEPATLARLLAYDSTAGRLGRPVSVDGNTLVVDGRRIAVLAEREPAQLPWAELGVDIVLEATGRFTSAKAARAHLDAGAKKVLVSAPSDGADVTLAFGVNTDAYEPAVHTVVSNASCTTNALAPLAKVLDDLAGIEHGFMTTVHAYTQEQNLQDGPHRDARRARAAGVNIVPTTTGAAKAIGLVLPNLDGKLSGDSIRVPVPVGSIVELNTTVARDVTRDEVLEAYRAAAQGPLAGVLEYSDDPLVSSDITGNPASSIFDSALTRVDGRHVKVVAWYDNEWGFSNRVIDTLDLLASS from the coding sequence ATGACTCGCATCGCCATCAACGGATTCGGCCGCATCGGACGCAATGTGCTGCGCGCGCTGCTGGAGCGCGACAGCACCCTCGAGGTCGTGGCCGTCAACGACCTGACGGAGCCCGCCACGCTCGCCCGGCTGCTCGCCTACGACAGCACCGCGGGCCGGCTCGGGCGCCCGGTGAGCGTCGACGGGAACACCCTCGTCGTCGACGGCCGCCGGATCGCGGTGCTGGCGGAGCGCGAGCCGGCGCAGCTCCCGTGGGCGGAACTCGGCGTCGACATCGTCCTGGAGGCCACCGGCCGCTTCACCTCGGCCAAGGCCGCCCGGGCCCACCTCGACGCGGGTGCGAAGAAGGTCCTCGTCAGCGCGCCCTCGGACGGCGCCGACGTCACCCTCGCGTTCGGGGTCAACACCGACGCCTACGAGCCGGCCGTGCACACGGTCGTCTCCAACGCCTCCTGCACCACCAACGCGCTCGCGCCGCTGGCCAAGGTGCTCGACGACCTCGCCGGCATCGAGCACGGCTTCATGACGACGGTGCACGCCTACACGCAGGAGCAGAACCTGCAGGACGGCCCGCACCGCGACGCCCGTCGCGCCCGCGCCGCCGGCGTCAACATCGTGCCGACCACGACGGGCGCCGCGAAGGCGATCGGGCTGGTGCTGCCGAACCTCGACGGCAAGCTGTCGGGCGACTCGATCCGTGTGCCGGTGCCGGTGGGCTCGATCGTCGAACTCAACACGACCGTCGCCCGCGACGTGACGCGCGACGAGGTGCTGGAGGCGTACCGCGCCGCGGCACAGGGGCCGCTCGCCGGTGTCCTGGAGTACTCGGACGACCCGCTGGTCTCGTCCGACATCACGGGCAACCCCGCCTCGTCGATCTTCGACTCGGCGCTGACCCGCGTCGACGGCCGCCACGTCAAGGTGGTCGCCTGGTACGACAACGAGTGGGGCTTCTCGAACCGCGTGATCGACACGCTGGACCTGCTCGCCTCCTCCTGA
- a CDS encoding GlxA family transcriptional regulator, which translates to MPAPRLHRVAVLVLEGAKPLDVGIPAQVFTTRASMPYEVRVCGAAPGLVTGGDGLAYYVAHGLDALAWADIVFVPGYRFPDRDDPPPAVVEALIAAHARGARLAAISTGAFALAATGLLDGRRATTHWHYTRALAARHPLVLVDENVLFVDEGSVLTSAGAASGIDLCLHIVRGDLGVAASNHAARRLVAAPYRSGGQAQYVPRSVPEPLGERFAATREWALRRLGEPLTLDVLARQAGVSPRTFSRRFVEETGYTPMQWVMRARVDRARELLERSQLGVEQIAADVGLGTGANLRLHFQRILGTTPSEYRRTFTRGE; encoded by the coding sequence GTGCCCGCACCCCGCCTGCATCGTGTCGCCGTCCTCGTCCTGGAGGGTGCGAAGCCCCTGGACGTCGGAATCCCGGCGCAGGTGTTCACGACCCGCGCGAGCATGCCGTACGAGGTGCGGGTGTGCGGGGCGGCGCCCGGTCTCGTGACGGGCGGCGACGGCCTCGCCTACTACGTCGCCCACGGTCTCGACGCGCTCGCCTGGGCCGACATCGTCTTCGTGCCCGGCTACCGGTTCCCCGACCGCGACGATCCGCCGCCGGCCGTGGTCGAGGCGCTGATCGCCGCCCACGCCCGGGGCGCGCGGCTCGCCGCCATCTCGACGGGCGCCTTCGCGCTCGCCGCCACCGGCCTGCTCGACGGCAGGCGCGCCACCACGCACTGGCACTACACCCGGGCGCTGGCGGCCCGGCATCCGCTCGTCCTGGTCGACGAGAACGTGCTGTTCGTCGACGAGGGCAGCGTGCTCACCTCGGCCGGCGCCGCCTCCGGGATCGACCTGTGCCTGCACATCGTGCGCGGCGATCTCGGTGTGGCCGCGTCCAACCACGCGGCCCGGCGGCTGGTCGCGGCCCCGTACCGCAGCGGCGGTCAGGCCCAGTACGTGCCGCGGAGCGTGCCCGAGCCGCTGGGCGAGCGGTTCGCCGCCACCCGCGAGTGGGCGCTGCGCCGGCTCGGCGAGCCGCTCACGCTCGATGTGCTGGCGCGGCAGGCGGGGGTGTCGCCGCGCACCTTCTCCCGGCGCTTCGTCGAGGAGACCGGCTACACGCCGATGCAGTGGGTGATGCGTGCCCGTGTCGACCGGGCCCGCGAACTGCTCGAACGCTCCCAGCTCGGTGTGGAGCAGATCGCCGCCGATGTGGGTCTCGGTACCGGGGCGAACCTGCGCCTGCACTTCCAGCGCATCCTCGGCACCACGCCGAGCGAGTACCGGCGCACCTTCACCCGGGGCGAGTGA
- the kdpF gene encoding K(+)-transporting ATPase subunit F, whose translation MNAENIVGLVVAVALLGYLVLALIRPERF comes from the coding sequence GTGAACGCCGAAAACATCGTCGGCCTCGTCGTGGCCGTCGCCCTGCTCGGCTATCTCGTCCTCGCGCTCATTCGTCCGGAGAGGTTCTGA
- the kdpA gene encoding potassium-transporting ATPase subunit KdpA, with protein sequence MSPQIAGVLQMLALIAALALACRPLGDFMARVYSSDRHLRVEKWIYKGIGANPNVEMRWPAYLRGVLAFSAVSVLFLYALQRLQGSLPGSLGFASIDPDQAFNTAASFVANTNWQSYYGEQAMGHVVQTGGLAVQNFVSAAVGMAVAVALVRGLARSRTGELGNFWSDLVRGTVRILLPISVIGALVLVACGAIQNFAPIHEVGQFMGGTQQWNGGAVASQEVIKELGTNGGGYFNANSAHPFENPGGLSNLFEIFLILLIPFALTRTFGRMVGSLKQGYAVLGVMATIWIGFTALMMWTEFAHHGPAFDIAGGAMEGKETRFGIAGSSLFAVATTLTSTGAVNSFHSSFTGFGGGITMLGMQLGEIAPGGVGSGLYGMLIMAIIAVFIAGLMVGRTPEYLGKKIGTREIKLAACYILITPALVLGFTAAAMALPTPGDSMTNSGAHGFSEILYAYTSGANNNGSAFAGLNADTQWFNTTIGIAMLLGRFLPMVFVLALAGSLAQQKPVPATAGTLRTDKPLYSGLLVGTILIITGLTYFPALALGPLAEGLAS encoded by the coding sequence ATGAGTCCCCAGATCGCGGGCGTCCTCCAGATGCTCGCCCTGATCGCCGCGCTCGCCCTGGCCTGTCGCCCGCTCGGTGACTTCATGGCGCGGGTCTACTCCTCCGACCGGCACCTGCGGGTGGAGAAGTGGATCTACAAGGGCATCGGCGCCAATCCGAACGTCGAGATGCGCTGGCCCGCCTATCTGCGCGGAGTGCTCGCCTTCTCCGCGGTGAGCGTGCTGTTCCTCTACGCCCTGCAGCGGCTGCAGGGGAGCCTGCCGGGATCCCTCGGCTTCGCGTCGATCGACCCGGACCAGGCGTTCAACACCGCCGCGTCCTTCGTGGCGAACACCAACTGGCAGTCGTACTACGGCGAGCAGGCCATGGGCCATGTCGTCCAGACCGGCGGCCTGGCGGTGCAGAACTTCGTCTCCGCCGCCGTCGGCATGGCCGTCGCGGTCGCGCTGGTGCGCGGACTGGCCCGCTCGCGCACCGGAGAGCTCGGCAACTTCTGGTCCGACCTCGTCCGCGGCACCGTCCGGATTCTGCTGCCGATCTCCGTGATCGGCGCGCTCGTCCTCGTGGCGTGCGGCGCCATCCAGAACTTCGCCCCGATCCACGAGGTCGGCCAGTTCATGGGCGGCACCCAGCAGTGGAACGGCGGAGCGGTCGCCTCCCAGGAAGTCATCAAGGAACTGGGAACGAACGGCGGCGGCTACTTCAACGCCAATTCGGCCCACCCCTTCGAAAACCCCGGCGGGCTCTCGAACCTCTTCGAGATATTCCTGATCCTCCTCATTCCGTTCGCCCTCACCCGCACCTTCGGGCGCATGGTCGGATCGCTGAAGCAGGGATACGCCGTCCTCGGTGTCATGGCCACCATCTGGATCGGTTTCACCGCGCTGATGATGTGGACCGAGTTCGCCCACCACGGACCGGCGTTCGACATCGCCGGCGGTGCGATGGAAGGCAAGGAGACCCGCTTCGGCATCGCCGGCTCGTCCCTCTTCGCCGTCGCCACCACCCTCACCTCGACCGGTGCGGTGAACTCCTTCCACTCCTCCTTCACCGGCTTCGGCGGCGGCATCACCATGCTCGGCATGCAGCTCGGCGAGATCGCACCCGGCGGCGTCGGCTCCGGCCTCTACGGCATGCTGATCATGGCGATCATCGCGGTGTTCATCGCCGGCCTGATGGTCGGCCGCACGCCCGAGTACCTCGGCAAGAAGATCGGCACCCGCGAGATCAAGCTCGCGGCCTGCTACATCCTGATCACCCCGGCCCTCGTGCTCGGCTTCACCGCCGCCGCGATGGCCCTGCCGACGCCCGGCGACTCGATGACGAACTCCGGCGCGCACGGCTTCTCGGAGATCCTCTACGCCTACACCTCCGGCGCCAACAACAACGGCTCCGCGTTCGCCGGACTCAACGCCGACACCCAGTGGTTCAACACCACCATCGGCATCGCCATGCTGCTCGGCCGGTTCCTGCCCATGGTGTTCGTCCTCGCGCTGGCCGGCTCCCTCGCGCAGCAGAAGCCGGTCCCCGCGACCGCGGGCACCCTGCGCACCGACAAGCCCCTCTACTCGGGCCTGCTCGTCGGCACCATCCTGATCATCACCGGTCTGACCTACTTCCCGGCGCTGGCGCTGGGGCCGCTCGCCGAAGGACTGGCGTCATGA
- the kdpB gene encoding potassium-transporting ATPase subunit KdpB yields the protein MTTDTKKHEDTMSLSAPAAAPHGDPAGGHPPAGRVGGGLFDPRQMLRSLPAAIRKLDPRVMITSPVMFVVLVGSVLTTVYAVQDPGDWFGWAIAGWLWLTTIFANLAEAVAEGRGKAQADTLRKAKTGTVARRLVDGAEEHVPGTELRIGDLVVCEAGDLVPGDGDVVDGVASVDESAITGESAPVIRESGGDRSAVTGGTKVLSDRIVVRITTKPGETFIDRMIALVEGAARQKTPNEIALNILLASLTIVFLLAVVTLQPFAVYAGQQQSMVVLVALLVCLIPTTIGALLSAIGIAGMDRLVQRNVLAMSGRAVEAAGDVSTLLLDKTGTITLGNRQAAEFVPVKGVTAARLADAAQLSSLADETPEGRSVVVLAKEKYGLRERQQGELADAEWVAFTAQTRMSGVDLVEDGAVRRVRKGAAGSVLAWVAERGGEVAADAGRTAEAIAQAGGTPLLVAAEDADGARVLGVIHLKDVVKQGMRERFAELRRMGIRTVMITGDNPLTAKAIAEEAGVDDFLAEATPEDKMALIKSEQAGGRLVAMTGDGTNDAPALAQADVGVAMNTGTSAAKEAGNMVDLDSDPTKLIEIVAIGKQLLITRGALTTFSIANDVAKYFAIIPAMFAVAYPGLDKLNIMGLASPETAILSAVIFNALIIVALVPLALKGVRYRPTSADRMLRRNLAVYGLGGLVAPFLGIKLIDLLISLIPGIG from the coding sequence ATGACCACCGACACGAAGAAGCACGAGGACACGATGTCCCTGTCCGCTCCCGCGGCGGCACCGCACGGCGATCCGGCCGGCGGCCACCCGCCGGCAGGCCGGGTCGGCGGCGGGCTGTTCGACCCCCGGCAGATGCTCCGGTCGCTGCCGGCCGCGATCCGCAAGCTCGACCCGCGCGTGATGATCACGTCACCCGTGATGTTCGTCGTCCTGGTCGGCTCGGTGCTGACCACGGTCTACGCCGTGCAGGACCCGGGGGACTGGTTCGGCTGGGCGATCGCCGGCTGGCTGTGGCTGACCACGATCTTCGCCAACCTCGCGGAAGCGGTGGCCGAGGGACGCGGCAAGGCCCAGGCGGACACCCTGCGCAAGGCCAAGACCGGCACGGTCGCCCGCCGCCTCGTGGACGGGGCCGAGGAGCACGTGCCGGGCACCGAGCTGCGGATCGGCGACCTCGTCGTCTGCGAGGCCGGCGACCTCGTCCCCGGCGACGGCGACGTCGTCGACGGTGTGGCCTCGGTCGACGAGTCCGCCATCACGGGCGAGTCCGCTCCGGTCATCCGTGAGTCCGGCGGCGACCGGTCGGCCGTCACCGGCGGCACCAAGGTCCTCTCCGACAGGATCGTCGTCCGCATCACCACCAAGCCCGGCGAGACCTTCATCGACCGCATGATCGCCCTCGTCGAGGGGGCCGCCCGGCAGAAGACGCCCAACGAGATCGCGCTCAACATCCTGCTCGCGTCCCTCACCATCGTCTTCCTGCTCGCGGTCGTCACCCTGCAGCCGTTCGCGGTCTACGCGGGACAGCAGCAGTCCATGGTCGTCCTGGTCGCCCTGCTCGTCTGCCTGATCCCCACGACCATCGGGGCCCTGCTGTCCGCCATCGGCATCGCCGGCATGGACCGCCTGGTGCAGCGCAACGTGCTCGCCATGTCCGGCCGCGCGGTCGAGGCGGCGGGCGACGTGTCGACCCTGCTGCTCGACAAGACCGGCACCATCACCCTCGGCAACCGCCAGGCAGCCGAGTTCGTGCCGGTGAAGGGCGTCACGGCGGCGAGGCTCGCCGACGCCGCCCAGCTCTCCTCCCTCGCCGACGAGACGCCCGAAGGACGCTCCGTCGTGGTCCTGGCGAAGGAGAAGTACGGTCTGCGCGAGCGGCAGCAGGGCGAGCTCGCGGACGCCGAGTGGGTCGCCTTCACCGCGCAGACCCGGATGAGCGGCGTCGACCTCGTCGAGGACGGCGCGGTCCGCAGGGTCCGCAAGGGGGCGGCCGGTTCGGTGCTCGCCTGGGTCGCCGAACGCGGCGGCGAGGTGGCGGCCGACGCGGGCCGCACGGCCGAGGCGATCGCGCAGGCCGGCGGCACCCCGCTGCTGGTCGCGGCCGAGGACGCCGACGGGGCCCGGGTGCTGGGCGTCATCCATCTGAAGGACGTCGTCAAGCAGGGCATGCGGGAACGGTTCGCGGAACTGCGCCGGATGGGCATCCGGACGGTCATGATCACGGGTGACAACCCGCTGACCGCGAAGGCCATCGCCGAGGAGGCGGGCGTCGACGACTTCCTGGCGGAGGCGACCCCCGAGGACAAGATGGCCCTCATCAAGAGCGAGCAGGCCGGCGGCAGGCTCGTCGCCATGACCGGCGACGGCACCAACGACGCACCCGCACTCGCGCAGGCCGACGTCGGCGTCGCGATGAACACCGGCACCTCGGCCGCCAAGGAGGCCGGGAACATGGTCGACCTCGACTCCGACCCGACCAAGCTCATCGAGATCGTCGCCATCGGCAAGCAGCTCCTGATCACCCGCGGCGCCCTGACCACGTTCTCCATCGCCAACGACGTCGCGAAGTACTTCGCGATCATCCCCGCGATGTTCGCCGTCGCCTATCCGGGCCTCGACAAGCTCAACATCATGGGCCTCGCCTCGCCCGAGACCGCCATCCTCTCCGCGGTGATCTTCAACGCGCTGATCATCGTCGCCCTGGTGCCGCTCGCCCTCAAGGGCGTGCGCTACCGGCCCACCAGCGCGGACCGCATGCTCCGCCGCAACCTCGCCGTCTACGGGCTCGGCGGCCTGGTCGCGCCCTTCCTCGGCATCAAGCTCATCGACCTGCTCATCTCCCTCATCCCTGGCATCGGGTGA
- a CDS encoding potassium-transporting ATPase subunit C, with product MNNSLSGTARLIGAGLRALLVLTALCGVLYPLAVTGAAQALFPGRANGSEIRSDGEVVGSALIGQRYDLPKRNPADPEEAARPDLRWFQPRPSNGLGTNSVNTQYALILSGATNRSGDNEELIRWVTDAKQAVIDDNTAGGWTPEPSDVPPDAVTSSGSGLDPHISPRYAELQVHRVAEKNGLTVGQVGKLVADHTEGRTLGFIGEPRVNVLRLNIALRELTGG from the coding sequence ATGAACAACTCCCTCTCCGGCACCGCCCGGCTGATCGGCGCGGGCCTGCGGGCCCTGCTGGTCCTGACCGCCCTGTGCGGTGTCCTCTACCCCCTCGCGGTGACCGGTGCCGCGCAGGCGCTGTTCCCCGGCAGGGCCAACGGCTCCGAGATCAGGAGCGACGGCGAGGTCGTCGGCTCCGCCCTCATCGGCCAGCGCTACGACCTGCCGAAGCGGAACCCCGCTGACCCGGAGGAGGCAGCGCGCCCGGACCTGCGGTGGTTCCAGCCCCGGCCCTCCAACGGACTGGGCACCAACAGCGTCAACACCCAGTACGCGCTGATCCTGTCGGGCGCCACCAACCGCTCCGGCGACAACGAGGAACTGATCCGGTGGGTCACCGACGCCAAACAGGCCGTCATCGACGACAACACGGCCGGGGGCTGGACGCCCGAGCCCTCCGACGTGCCCCCGGACGCCGTCACCTCGTCCGGCTCCGGCCTGGACCCGCACATCTCCCCGCGCTACGCGGAACTCCAGGTCCACCGCGTCGCCGAGAAGAACGGCCTGACGGTCGGACAGGTCGGGAAGCTGGTCGCCGACCACACCGAGGGGCGCACCCTCGGCTTCATCGGTGAACCCCGCGTCAACGTGCTGCGCCTCAACATCGCGCTCAGGGAACTGACGGGCGGCTGA
- a CDS encoding SAM-dependent methyltransferase — translation MADNDLPPRLTRLTFLGPLSEARAARIVSRLAPAAPSTVLDIGCGWGELMLRTLDAVPGASGLGIDVNAEDIARGRANAEARGLAGRVRFTEGSAGEDALQPADLVLCLGASHALSDARPPRHTAAALRALRGLVAPGGRVVFGETFWQRTPTEAELGAMWPGARADECPDLAGLVDLAVAAGFRPLWIETANGDEWEEFESGYQSDAEEWLAGHADHPSAATTRERVDRHRASWLRGYRQVLGFAYLTLVPVD, via the coding sequence ATGGCTGACAACGATCTTCCTCCGCGCCTGACCCGTCTCACCTTCCTCGGTCCGCTCTCCGAGGCCAGAGCCGCACGGATCGTCAGCAGGCTGGCCCCGGCGGCGCCTTCGACGGTCCTCGACATCGGATGCGGCTGGGGCGAGCTGATGCTCCGGACGCTCGACGCGGTGCCGGGGGCGAGCGGTCTCGGGATCGACGTCAACGCGGAGGACATCGCCCGGGGCCGCGCGAACGCCGAGGCCCGTGGACTGGCCGGCCGCGTGCGGTTCACCGAAGGCTCCGCCGGCGAGGACGCGCTGCAGCCCGCCGATCTCGTCCTCTGCCTCGGGGCCAGCCACGCGCTCAGCGACGCGCGGCCGCCCCGGCACACCGCCGCGGCACTGCGGGCGCTGCGCGGTCTGGTCGCGCCCGGGGGGCGTGTCGTGTTCGGGGAGACCTTCTGGCAGCGCACCCCCACCGAGGCGGAACTCGGCGCCATGTGGCCCGGCGCCCGGGCCGACGAGTGCCCCGACCTCGCCGGACTGGTCGATCTCGCCGTCGCCGCCGGCTTCCGCCCGCTCTGGATCGAGACGGCGAACGGCGACGAGTGGGAGGAGTTCGAGTCCGGCTACCAGTCCGACGCCGAGGAGTGGCTGGCGGGCCACGCCGACCACCCGTCGGCCGCGACGACGCGCGAGCGGGTGGACCGGCACCGGGCGAGCTGGCTGCGGGGCTACCGGCAGGTGCTGGGGTTCGCCTACCTCACGCTGGTGCCCGTGGACTGA
- a CDS encoding acyltransferase domain-containing protein has translation MTPGAPAPDAWTAALLAQPPRAGVPDPLQPAAGGLEHALDMLAVPAAERPELFATLPDPVRTPVRWEALVRCHQTLFGAGRPSNAADWPTAPAALGAAGRWFYVHLFLLALPRALEEQHRREVPDAVVRDTFADVGATVVSYRRGHGTGGFDRQRWICRHFRGTLHRLGRLQFERAVYDSAVWGAAGAPAGGPAEGEAVLDVHIPGDGPLSPALCDASFAAARPFMARHHPGGRYAFAACHSWLLDRALADGLAPGSNILAFQRRFTPHGDRPAADDDVVDAPALTTPPAGTGTGRAGPGAGAVPVWSRSRQGALRPCAGAATSVACHG, from the coding sequence GTGACGCCCGGGGCGCCGGCGCCCGACGCCTGGACGGCCGCGCTGCTCGCTCAGCCGCCCCGGGCCGGCGTGCCCGACCCGCTCCAGCCCGCCGCCGGCGGGCTGGAGCACGCCCTCGACATGCTCGCGGTGCCGGCGGCCGAACGGCCCGAACTGTTCGCCACGCTGCCCGATCCGGTGCGGACGCCGGTGCGGTGGGAGGCCCTGGTGCGCTGCCACCAGACGCTGTTCGGCGCAGGCCGCCCGTCGAACGCCGCGGACTGGCCGACCGCCCCCGCCGCGCTCGGCGCGGCCGGCCGCTGGTTCTACGTCCACCTCTTCCTCCTCGCCCTGCCGCGCGCGCTGGAGGAGCAGCACCGGCGCGAGGTGCCGGACGCCGTCGTCCGGGACACCTTCGCGGATGTCGGCGCCACGGTGGTGTCCTACCGGCGGGGCCACGGCACCGGCGGTTTCGACCGCCAGAGGTGGATCTGCCGCCACTTCCGCGGCACCCTCCACCGGCTGGGCCGGCTCCAGTTCGAGCGGGCGGTCTACGACTCCGCCGTCTGGGGCGCCGCCGGCGCCCCGGCCGGCGGGCCGGCGGAGGGCGAGGCGGTCCTCGACGTCCACATCCCCGGGGACGGCCCCCTCTCCCCCGCGCTCTGCGACGCCTCCTTCGCCGCCGCCCGCCCCTTCATGGCCCGCCACCACCCCGGCGGCCGGTACGCGTTCGCCGCCTGCCACTCCTGGCTGCTGGACCGCGCCCTCGCCGACGGGCTGGCCCCCGGCTCCAACATCCTCGCCTTCCAGCGGCGGTTCACCCCGCACGGCGACCGGCCCGCCGCCGACGACGACGTGGTGGACGCCCCTGCCCTGACGACTCCGCCCGCCGGGACCGGCACCGGCCGTGCGGGTCCCGGTGCCGGTGCCGTGCCGGTGTGGTCCCGGTCCCGGCAGGGGGCACTCCGGCCGTGCGCGGGCGCGGCCACTAGCGTGGCCTGTCATGGCTGA
- a CDS encoding beta-N-acetylhexosaminidase, translating to MPFPRPRSLTTSPGGAPPDAPFTVTTDTALPAQGYRLRTGPGGVHLAHADAAGLRYGLATLDQLRAGPGFSETGYQVDDHPDFAVRGFLLDVSRDRVPTRRTLRRWLDVLSLARFNQLELYTEHTYAFRDHQDVWRDASPLTADDLRWLDAQCAALGIALVANQNTFGHMERFLALERHRDRAENPDGFVRGGVHRPPSTLAPTPDNVAFAHGLVAEVAGRLRTRRVNIGADEPFELGTGRSRDRVAREGVGAVWLDHVGSLMEPWLADGWTVQFWADVLAGHPELLAALPAGSVPVVWQYDAPGTARAVLAAAGEEAARWKGLGTDLDALAEGFRSRTRMFREAGQEFWVAPGTGTWNSLLGRLDNARENMTDAAEAGLADGATGYLLTCWGDHGMWEPPAPAFGPVVHGGAVSWCLGANRDLDLPSVLDTHVLLDSTGLAGSVLDRLGRLGESLGVPLLNASPLVRVLRPDAALPVTDHPTEEAMDAAARTLEECRRDLADADLAVPDGESVVREVGHAIGLAAFALDLLRAQARAGGPADTVDAATAARLLRRLDPLLAEQRACWLLRSRPGGLEDSMARFDAVRRLLIAAAGA from the coding sequence ATGCCCTTCCCGCGTCCGCGCAGCCTCACCACCTCCCCCGGCGGCGCCCCGCCGGACGCGCCGTTCACCGTCACCACCGACACGGCGCTCCCCGCGCAGGGGTACCGGCTGCGCACCGGGCCCGGTGGTGTGCACCTCGCGCACGCCGACGCCGCGGGGCTGCGGTACGGGCTGGCGACGCTCGACCAGCTGCGCGCAGGGCCCGGCTTCTCGGAGACCGGCTACCAGGTGGACGACCACCCGGACTTCGCCGTCCGCGGCTTCCTGCTCGACGTCAGCCGGGACCGCGTCCCCACCCGGCGCACCCTGCGCCGCTGGCTGGACGTGCTCTCGCTCGCCCGCTTCAACCAGCTCGAGCTGTATACGGAGCACACCTACGCCTTCCGCGACCACCAGGACGTGTGGCGGGACGCCTCCCCGCTCACCGCCGACGACCTGCGCTGGCTGGACGCGCAGTGCGCCGCGCTCGGCATCGCGCTCGTCGCCAACCAGAACACCTTCGGGCACATGGAGCGCTTCCTCGCCCTGGAGCGGCACCGCGACCGCGCCGAGAACCCGGACGGCTTCGTCCGCGGCGGGGTCCACCGCCCGCCGTCGACGCTCGCGCCCACCCCGGACAACGTCGCCTTCGCGCACGGCCTGGTGGCCGAGGTCGCGGGCCGGCTGCGCACCCGCCGGGTGAACATCGGCGCCGACGAGCCGTTCGAGCTCGGCACCGGCCGGTCCCGGGACCGGGTCGCCCGCGAGGGCGTGGGCGCCGTCTGGCTCGACCACGTGGGCTCCTTGATGGAGCCGTGGCTGGCCGACGGGTGGACGGTCCAGTTCTGGGCCGACGTCCTGGCCGGGCACCCCGAGCTGCTGGCCGCGCTGCCCGCGGGCTCGGTGCCGGTGGTGTGGCAGTACGACGCGCCCGGCACCGCCCGCGCCGTCCTCGCCGCCGCCGGTGAGGAGGCCGCCCGCTGGAAGGGGCTGGGCACCGATCTGGACGCGCTGGCGGAGGGTTTCCGCTCCCGTACGCGGATGTTCCGCGAGGCCGGGCAGGAGTTCTGGGTGGCCCCGGGCACCGGCACCTGGAACTCGCTGCTCGGCCGGCTGGACAACGCCCGGGAGAACATGACCGACGCCGCCGAGGCGGGCCTGGCGGACGGGGCGACGGGCTACCTGCTCACCTGCTGGGGCGACCACGGCATGTGGGAGCCGCCGGCGCCCGCGTTCGGCCCCGTGGTCCACGGCGGCGCCGTCTCCTGGTGTCTGGGCGCCAACCGGGACCTGGACCTGCCGTCGGTCCTCGACACCCATGTGCTGCTCGACTCCACCGGCCTCGCCGGAAGCGTCCTCGACCGGCTGGGGCGGCTCGGCGAGTCCCTCGGCGTGCCGCTGCTCAACGCCTCGCCGCTGGTGCGGGTGCTGCGTCCGGACGCCGCCCTGCCGGTCACCGACCACCCCACCGAGGAGGCGATGGACGCGGCGGCGCGCACCCTGGAGGAGTGCCGGCGGGACCTCGCGGACGCGGACCTCGCCGTGCCCGACGGCGAGAGCGTGGTCCGCGAAGTCGGACACGCCATCGGGCTGGCCGCGTTCGCGCTGGACCTGCTGCGCGCGCAGGCGCGGGCCGGCGGCCCGGCGGACACGGTCGACGCCGCGACCGCCGCCCGGCTGCTGCGGCGGCTCGACCCGCTCCTCGCGGAGCAGCGCGCCTGCTGGCTGCTGCGCTCGCGGCCGGGCGGTCTGGAGGACAGCATGGCCCGCTTCGACGCCGTACGGCGTCTGCTGATCGCGGCGGCCGGGGCGTGA